In one Perca fluviatilis chromosome 7, GENO_Pfluv_1.0, whole genome shotgun sequence genomic region, the following are encoded:
- the rhbg gene encoding ammonium transporter Rh type B isoform X2, translated as MTGAETNMRLKLPIICFILEIILIILFGVLVQYDYEVDAREWHNKLNPGNKSHSEHNGHPESNSHSESKVHSNYDNDFYYRYPSFQDVHVMIFIGFGFLMTFLQRYGFSSVGFNFLIAAFSLQWATLMQGFFHGMHGGKIHIGVESMINADFCTGAVLISFGAVLGKTSPVQLLVMAIFEVTLFSVNEFILLTVLGAKDAGGSMTIHTFGAYFGLMVTRILYRPNLDKSKHKNCSVYHSDLFAMIGTIYLWMFWPSFNSAVTAHGDDQHRTALNTYYSLAACTLSTYGMSALTAHDGKLDMVHIQNAALAGGVAAGTAGEMMLTPVGSMIVGFLAGIISVLGYKYLSPILEEKLKVQDTCGVHNLHGMPGVLGAIVGAVTAAVATTDIYGKGMEDVFPDVAKGNITASYQGVRQAISLAVTLGMALVGGLIVGFLLKLPIYGAPPDTICFEDNIYWEVPGDEEEDHQDKATVRMTETERLNA; from the exons ATGACGGGCGCAGAGACCAACATGCGGCTGAAGCTGCCGATCATCTGCTTCATCCTGGAGATCATCCTCATCATCCTGTTCGGTGTTCTGGTGCAGTACGATTACGAGGTGGACGCCAGGGAGTGGCACAACAAGCTCAACCCTGGGAACAAGAGCCACTCTGAGCACAATGGCCATCCCGAGTCCAACAGCCACTCCGAGTCCAAGGTCCACTCCAACTATGACAACGACTTCTACTACCGCTACCCAA GTTTCCAGGATGTGCACGTGATGATCTTCATCGGTTTTGGCTTCCTCATGACCTTCCTGCAGCGCTACGGCTTCAGCAGCGTAGGCTTCAACTTCCTGATCGCAGCCTTCTCTCTGCAGTGGGCTACGCTCATGCAGGGCTTCTTCCATGGAATGCATGGAGGCAAGATCCACATCGGGGTGGAGAG TATGATTAATGCTGATTTCTGCACCGGCGCTGTGCTCATCTCATTTGGAGCTGTTTTGGGGAAAACCAGCCCTGTCCAGCTGCTGGTCATGGCGATATTTGAGGTTACACTGTTTTCAGTCAACGAGTTCATCCTGCTGACCGTTCTGGGG GCCAAGGATGCCGGAGGCTCCATGACCATCCACACGTTTGGAGCCTACTTTGGCCTTATGGTGACCCGAATCCTTTACCGGCCCAACCTGGATAAGAGTAAACACAAAAACTGCTCAGTCTACCATTCTGACCTGTTCGCTATGATCG GTACCATCTACCTGTGGATGTTCTGGCCCAGCTTTAACTCTGCCGTCACGGCTCATGGAGACGACCAGCACCGCACAGCCCTGAACACCTACTACTCCCTGGCAGCCTGCACTCTGTCCACATACGGCATGTCCGCCCTCACAGCACACGACGGCAAGCTGGACATG GTCCACATCCAAAATGCTGCCCTGGCCGGCGGAGTCGCAGCAGGAACAGCTGGTGAAATGATGCTGACGCCGGTCGGCTCCATGATCGTTGGTTTCTTGGCCGGCATCATCTCTGTTCTGGGCTACAAGTACCTCTCA CCCATCCTGGAGGAAAAACTCAAGGTCCAAGACACCTGCGGGGTTCACAACCTGCACGGCATGCCCGGCGTCCTGGGCGCTATTGTGGGAGCGGTGACTGCAGCCGTGGCAACTACTGACATTTATGGAAAGGG TATGGAAGACGTGTTCCCGGATGTGGCAAAAGGAAACATCACAGCGTCTTACCAGGGTGTCCGTCAGGCCATTTCCCTCGCTGTCACCCTTGGCATGGCCCTGGTGGGAGGGCTTATCGTCG GTTTCCTTTTGAAGCTTCCCATCTACGGAGCTCCTCCTGACACAATCTGCTTTGAGGACAACATCTACTGGGAG
- the rhbg gene encoding ammonium transporter Rh type B isoform X1, with product MVEPQPASPRLNGEEDMTGAETNMRLKLPIICFILEIILIILFGVLVQYDYEVDAREWHNKLNPGNKSHSEHNGHPESNSHSESKVHSNYDNDFYYRYPSFQDVHVMIFIGFGFLMTFLQRYGFSSVGFNFLIAAFSLQWATLMQGFFHGMHGGKIHIGVESMINADFCTGAVLISFGAVLGKTSPVQLLVMAIFEVTLFSVNEFILLTVLGAKDAGGSMTIHTFGAYFGLMVTRILYRPNLDKSKHKNCSVYHSDLFAMIGTIYLWMFWPSFNSAVTAHGDDQHRTALNTYYSLAACTLSTYGMSALTAHDGKLDMVHIQNAALAGGVAAGTAGEMMLTPVGSMIVGFLAGIISVLGYKYLSPILEEKLKVQDTCGVHNLHGMPGVLGAIVGAVTAAVATTDIYGKGMEDVFPDVAKGNITASYQGVRQAISLAVTLGMALVGGLIVGFLLKLPIYGAPPDTICFEDNIYWEVPGDEEEDHQDKATVRMTETERLNA from the exons ATG GTCGAGCCTCAGCCAGCCTCTCCTCGTCTCAACGGGGAGGAAGACATGACGGGCGCAGAGACCAACATGCGGCTGAAGCTGCCGATCATCTGCTTCATCCTGGAGATCATCCTCATCATCCTGTTCGGTGTTCTGGTGCAGTACGATTACGAGGTGGACGCCAGGGAGTGGCACAACAAGCTCAACCCTGGGAACAAGAGCCACTCTGAGCACAATGGCCATCCCGAGTCCAACAGCCACTCCGAGTCCAAGGTCCACTCCAACTATGACAACGACTTCTACTACCGCTACCCAA GTTTCCAGGATGTGCACGTGATGATCTTCATCGGTTTTGGCTTCCTCATGACCTTCCTGCAGCGCTACGGCTTCAGCAGCGTAGGCTTCAACTTCCTGATCGCAGCCTTCTCTCTGCAGTGGGCTACGCTCATGCAGGGCTTCTTCCATGGAATGCATGGAGGCAAGATCCACATCGGGGTGGAGAG TATGATTAATGCTGATTTCTGCACCGGCGCTGTGCTCATCTCATTTGGAGCTGTTTTGGGGAAAACCAGCCCTGTCCAGCTGCTGGTCATGGCGATATTTGAGGTTACACTGTTTTCAGTCAACGAGTTCATCCTGCTGACCGTTCTGGGG GCCAAGGATGCCGGAGGCTCCATGACCATCCACACGTTTGGAGCCTACTTTGGCCTTATGGTGACCCGAATCCTTTACCGGCCCAACCTGGATAAGAGTAAACACAAAAACTGCTCAGTCTACCATTCTGACCTGTTCGCTATGATCG GTACCATCTACCTGTGGATGTTCTGGCCCAGCTTTAACTCTGCCGTCACGGCTCATGGAGACGACCAGCACCGCACAGCCCTGAACACCTACTACTCCCTGGCAGCCTGCACTCTGTCCACATACGGCATGTCCGCCCTCACAGCACACGACGGCAAGCTGGACATG GTCCACATCCAAAATGCTGCCCTGGCCGGCGGAGTCGCAGCAGGAACAGCTGGTGAAATGATGCTGACGCCGGTCGGCTCCATGATCGTTGGTTTCTTGGCCGGCATCATCTCTGTTCTGGGCTACAAGTACCTCTCA CCCATCCTGGAGGAAAAACTCAAGGTCCAAGACACCTGCGGGGTTCACAACCTGCACGGCATGCCCGGCGTCCTGGGCGCTATTGTGGGAGCGGTGACTGCAGCCGTGGCAACTACTGACATTTATGGAAAGGG TATGGAAGACGTGTTCCCGGATGTGGCAAAAGGAAACATCACAGCGTCTTACCAGGGTGTCCGTCAGGCCATTTCCCTCGCTGTCACCCTTGGCATGGCCCTGGTGGGAGGGCTTATCGTCG GTTTCCTTTTGAAGCTTCCCATCTACGGAGCTCCTCCTGACACAATCTGCTTTGAGGACAACATCTACTGGGAG